Genomic segment of Benincasa hispida cultivar B227 chromosome 1, ASM972705v1, whole genome shotgun sequence:
TGTCCTTCTTCACAAAAATCTGGTTTGTCCATTGCTCTTGCTACTTTGATGTATCAGATTAGGACTAGATCATGTTCAATTATAGTGTGTTTGTAAACATCACATTGGGTCCACATCTCTAAAATTGCCTATTTGTTTTCCTCGCTTTATCTATGGTATCCTATTGTCTTAGAAGCCTTATCTTCTCACCGTTTTAGTTGTTGTTAGCCCATCTCTAAGTCTCTTCTCCATCAATCCTAAACTTTTGCAGGATCACCATGTTCCTGATCTGGATACTACCACGACCACTTATAATCTTAATGGCTCAAGTGGAGATTTAACAGCTTCTTCGTTTGGTGTCGCATTCTTCAACTGTTTTCCACTTAATCTCATGATCTTGAGTCTTTAGTGTGCCAACTTTAGGAGAGAAAGGTTGAACTGGATGAGGTGTTACTGATCATACAGTCTATTTTATCTAGAGATGCAAGTGTTTCCTCTTCTCAACTACAGAGTTTgtgcttttgtttttttacaGTCAGAAAGGGGAAGTGGTTTGTGGTTGGTTTTGGTTCTGAATTGGTGGTTATCTAGATTCTATATGTTTTGGCTTGTTTTGTGTTGTAATATTGTTGTTAGTATTCTTGTCAAGACTTTTTTACAGACATCTGTGCTTATTGTTGAATGTTAGTTTGTTTTGTGTTctgcctatatatatatatatatatatatataagccaAAGGGGGAGATTATTGGAGATTTGGTTTTTTggctttataattttctttaaggCAGTGATTCTGCAGGTGTCTCAAATAAAGTCTTAATATCCAGTTGTGACGTCAGAATATTTTCCTTATCTGGAAATATCCATCTGTGGTATTTAGTCTGATTTGTTCCTTTTGAAGTGTGACTTTTTACTCCAAATAAGGACTTATTTCCTTGATTGGATTCAATTATTTAAAGTGaattttgcaaaccttttaggGTAACCGCATTTGTTTAATTGAGTAAGACATTTTATATACTTCAGCCAAACTATTCTATATCGTGTTCTTGCTCGTTTGCGCATTATTTTGTTGTGCATATTCTTCATCCGTTGAATGTAACATTTCAAAGAGTTTCACGGTCTTAGGGGGAACCTAAGCCATTGCTAccagagaagggattctcagtcttagggggagcctaagactcaGCTTCAGATTTGTCAGTGAAAGGAGTTCGTTGATCCAAAAGGAAGATAATCAAGTTGAGAGGAGTCTCACACACTATCGAGTACTGATGTCAGACCCTAATATTAAcatacttagggggagcctaagttcagTTGGGAGGAAGTCTCAcatttagggggagcctaggtgaCGTGTGAGTTAAGCTCTACGTGAGCCACTATAATAGTTGGTGTGTTATAGATGAGTACTACGTTGTAAACtgtttaactctttaatattagttgATTATCTTTCCTAGGCACTCTGTCCTGAAGACGTAAGTATTTATCACCGAACTGGGTTACCAACTGCTGTGTGCCTTTATTTGTTTACTTGTTGTTGTTACAGTTGTTGTCGGTGCTTTCTGTTTAACATTCACATATCTAGTGATGAGTCATCATTTTGCCTTTTTcaatgttaatatgtaaaagaatttgattaattatcttcacatatttaaataagattatcaaattaatttttggagaAAATACCTTTTTAGTCTCTTAGTTTTGAGGAATAAGTGCATTTAATCACTATGTTTTTAATTTGCCCAATTTTGTCCCTAAGTTTTGAATAATAGATTTAAAGGATCTctctttttattaattagattatttttattaatttaaatggaataagaataattaaaatattaattaaagaaaaaaaaatcttcttcaCCCTCCTTTCCCTAACCCAACCGGCCAGCCCCCTCCCTGTAAGTTGCCGGAACCTTTTTAAGGATGAGAAGTAAACAATCGTTGTCATCATTGCCGGTAGCCATATTCGCCAAAATCAATGATAGTAGAGTAAATCTCCACTCTCTTTCACCTTCCCTTCCCATCATCCTCAAACACTCTCCTAATTCAAACCCTTTTTCCCATATTCCATATCGTCCTCACAAACCCTTCTCCAAAACTCCCCTCTCCCTAACAGCTATTCTTTCTCAAAAGCCCTCTAAAACCCAAGCCCAATTTCACTATTGTTTCTCCAGATCCTCAGATGGGTTTGTTTATTGTGAGGGAATTAAGGTGCAGGACATGGAATCTGTTGATAAGCGCCCTTCTAGCGTTACAGCAAGCCTCAGATAACTTGAAATGTTGAGGCTTACAAAGAAGTATTAGAGGGGCTGAGTTCGATCATTAGTTATGCAATTAAGGCCAATAATAATTTGAAGGTGTTGGGGCATTTGAGAAAGTTGGGTTGTGGAAGTTTGACTCTTCATAACTTGTTTGTCGAACTTGCATGGAGTGGTTTTGAGAAATCGGCGAATATGGCCGCTGGCAATGATGTTTAATTCTCATTCCTAAAAAGGTTCTAGCAACCTGCAGGGTCGGGGCTGGCGCTGGCCCGCTAGGTCGGGGAAAGAAgggagaaaaatattttttattctttaattactattttaattattgttgttccatttaaaataataaaaataatttacttAATGGAAAGATTGACCTTTTAAATCTATTATTCCAAATTTACGgatgaaaataacaaaattgaaaacatagGACTAAATGCACTTATTCCTCAAAACTCAAGAATTAAAgaggtattttttttcttaattttatttatattatgaaaaacttatttccatgtattaaaaaactattttaaattgttggtgaaaaataaataatctaaaaaaaatcatgaaatgaagtgaaattaaaattaaaatatatatatatataatcgtaTTGGAAGTAGAAAAAAGGCatacttttaaatattaataatgagTTTGTGTTAGTTCTGGTTGACTCAggttattttttatgaattcaTAAACTAATCCAaactcataaaatttttatttatttgaatctaaCTCAacctaaataaattaataatccGACCCAAATTGTTGAGTTGATCGAATTTTTTGGGTCATCGAGTTTTTTGAACAAGAtcatttatttagtataattaaaatcttattttaaaaCGAAAGTGAGATTAATTTTCAACCATAACTAACGACGGTCAGATAATATGAAGATAACTCAATTCTTTTGTTGGGTTATTCTCACCTTTGTCAGTTTGTTgtattatttcttttagttttatttgttagagagaggggaaaaaaaatcagCATCCTATTTCTCTCACATGGTGGTCAAAAGGTCATAAATAAGGGGAGAAGAAATACCAtcttgttgttattattattattattattattatatatttatttaaaacagAATTATAATTgcaaaaacaaatacaaatccGGGGCAAGCAAATCCGGAATCGGCCCCCTTACATTCGTCCTTTGTTGTGCAACAATGTCTTGGATCATCAACAACATTCcttaattcttcttcttcttcttcttcttcttcttctcctctgaGATTCATGCATATGGAAACCCAGTATTCTGCTGCTTCACATTCCTACAGTTCGGCGATGAAGATGACAATTCCGCCGTCTCAACATGCCGACAATGACCGGAGCACCACCGAGCTTCGCGCCTTGGACTGCAACCTCACCTCCCTTTGCGACCACATTCAGATTGAGGGCTTTAACTCTGGCGCATTCTCTGACATCATTGTCCATGCCATGGGCTCCACGTACCACCTCCATCGCTTAATTCTCTCGCGCAGCTCTTACTTCAGGTCTGGATTGTTTCAATTGGACAAAGATGGAGTTGTTTTTTATATGGGTTTTCGAAATTTCATTGATTTTGTTCACGCTTGAGTGTGGCTTTTGGAAGATGGCGCTTATGTGATACTATTGGGATAAACCTATTCTATTGATTTCGTTGTTTTTATGACGGAGTTAATGTTTTGGTTAATTTTATTTGCCTTGAGAAATGGGATTTTTTGCTCGTTTAGTATATGAGCTTCCTTGATTTGACGTCGTTGCTTAATTTCCAGGCGTTTTACTGGTTATCTTgtagttttgttatttttcaaattttcttgaTGATTTGTTGATCCATGGTTATAATTAATGATTGGTTTATTTTATTACTCAGTTATATATGCTGTTATGGGTTTGCTTCTGCAATCTCAGTAGCTTACGTTATGACTTGCAGGAATATGCTTCACGGGCCGTGGAAAGAAGCCAGTGCTCCTGTTCTGACCTTGCACGTTGATGATAAGAATGTCAATGGGGAGGCAATTGCTATGGCTTTAGCATATCTCTATGGACATCATCCTAAGTTGAATGATAATAATGCGTTTCGTGTTCTTGCTGCTGCCTCTTTTCTCGACCTTCAGGTATCATACTGTCTTTGTTactgatatatattttttgtttgataTATTTTGCTTTTTGTATTGTGGATTTGATTTAGTattgtaatttattttctttgttcaGGATTTGTGTGCAATATGCACAGATTTTATTATAGCTGAACTGTGGACTTCAAATTTCTTGGCTTATCAGGTTCTAAGAATGTGAAGGTGCTTTGTCTAATTCCTTCTGTTATTCTGAGCTTCACACATAGTGCACACGTATTTTACTTTGATTTAGGTATTTGCGGAGAGCCAAGATTATGGAATACATGGAGAACGTGTGAGAATTGCTTGCTGGGGTTACCTTTGTCAAAGTGGTGCTATTGAGTTGAAAGAGGTATTTTAAGTTATATATCATAGCCTTTCGTTCTTCTTCTGTCATGTAGACATGGAAATGCATTGAATTGGTGATACTTTTCCTCTTCCTCATGAAAATGGATGTCGTCCTCAAGTCCACTTACTGGTAATTTGATCTAGTATTGAATTTATATTCAAAAGAAATGTATCAAGATTTTAGTAGGTTTGTTGTTTTTAACTCTAGATTTTCTGTGTTTTATATTACATCTTTGGGATGTAGGTAATATAAAACAGACTTTGTATTTGGCACATATTCTTATAAAACAGACTTTTTACTTGACACATATTGTGGTTTTACATCCATTGAACATGAGTATCATTCTGATTGTTAGGCAATAGGTCATACCATCCTTGATTGAACAAATACGTTAGGTGTTGGTTTAAAAATGAGATacatcatttcaattttttgttatatttattgtGAATAGGTGCTTCCAAAGCTTTCATCTCAGACATTGTATGCTTTGCTGACCTCTGATGAATTATGGGTGCCTAGCGAGGAGAGACGGTGAGACTGAGAGATATGATAATTTTTGCTTATGATTTGCTGTTAACAATTTTGAGTTCCTTTCTAATTCCTTGTTTTATTTTTCGGTATTCTTTTGGTCTTATCAAAAGGTTTGAACTGGCATTATATGCGTTCCTTGCTAAAGGGGCTCTTTGTAAGGAGGAACCTTCTGGACCAGGTTGTTCCAGTTCTGAGACTGAGAATTCCAAGGCACAAGAAAATTCTTCAGTAGATTCCACTAATGAAAGGTTGGAATCAGAGCTTGGACATTTAAGTTTGAAAGATGGCCTAGAGGTCAATAGAACTGCTTCTAATTATCTTGGTCAGCTTCCCGACTCTGTGGTTGACTTCCAAACAGGGGCCTCCAACTCTAAACAAAAGATGCAACAAGTTGCATACTCTCAGTCAAATTTAAAACCACCATTTTTGTGCAATGTGGAAGGGTCATCAGCTTTAAATAATTCATTCTCTGATACGAATGGAATTCTAAGCTCATGTTCCTATATTAACTTGCCAATTACAGTTGGAGTAAGTGGACTTGGTGCAAGTGGAGTTGCCATGGAAGGGCCATCGGAAGAAGGCTGCTATCAATTGGATAACAATACTTGGCTTGCCACAGACCAAACAAGCCATTGTTCCACTGCAAACTCTTCTGCCAATGGACTCCCTTCAAATGATTGGGGAAGATGTGGCATGCCTGCTGTTTCATGGGGTGGCAGGGTTGTAGGTAGAAGGCAACTTAAAAGTTATGCTAAAGGCAACTTAGGTGCAAGGGGAGAGGATTATGATGTTTTTGATAGTCTATTTGAAGGGGGTTCACTTTTGTACTGCAACATGACTTTTGAAGCTCTTCTAAACATGAGAAAACAACTTGAGGAGTTGGGTTTCCCTTGCAAAGCTGTTAATGATGGTCTTTGGCTGCAGGTTTGATGTTTAAATATTACCTCTGTTAAATTTTGCCACATTTTGAGGCTCAGCGATTTATGTCTTCCAAGTAGTTTAGTCAGTAAACTGAAACTTCATATATAGTGAGTTATGAAAATGGTGTGCCAATTACAATGGAGAACTTGGTATTCCTGCTTGAATTGAGCTTTCAGCTTTAGCTCAACTAGCTGGGATATCTATAGGCATCTTACTTTAATTAGCAGGTTTTTGAAGTATGTTGTCTGTGATTCCCTTAGATGCAAACTTAGCttctttcaattatataatttatttgcaGATGCTTTTAAGGCAAAGGGTACAAGAGATTGTTGCTGATACATGCAAAAATTGCTGCCTTACAAGTTTAGCATGTGCATGCCGACAGCCATTTGCATTTGCACGTGGAGTCAATGCCTCAGGATACTATATCAATGAACATGATCAGAACAGTTCTCCTGGCAGTGTGGGAAACATATATGTTGCTGAATCTTCTCAAGGGGATGGAAATGGCCCATCCAAACCTGTCCGAGTACACGTTAGGGGGCCGGTTGAAGGGCTTGCTGGAATTGGACGTGGAACCACTTTTGTGCCAGCGAGTGCCTTGCCTCCAACACGCTTTGTCTGCTCCCGTGTACCCATTGGCGTGGGCAACAGAAATTGTCATCAGTTGCTGGCTAATGATGATCCAGAGGCTAGAGCTGAGCACAGTGGGGACTTGTCTGGAGATGGATTGACGGCATTGGTTGGATTGAGCCAAGGAGGGGGTGGCAGTATGAATGCTCAGGGAGAACCGACAGAGAGAGGATATGAGATGGAACTGCAAAGCAGAATATCTGCCTGTATGGCAGGTCCAAGTGCCACTGGTATTCCTGTTCAGATGCTTCAATCTGATCATGCTCTTGGAATTGAGTGGGAGAATGAAAACAGTACAATTGCATTGGATATGAAAACACCTTTAAGCCACTTCCCTCCTTTTCGCTTTGGGTAGGTTCTCTTGCTATATTAAACAAAGGCTTCTTTCCTGTTTGATACTCAAAGTTAGTTTTGCAGCTTTCTGAAATTGTCAAGAACTTAGCTTTTGGCCTTCGTGGTTTTCCATCCTGGCTTTAATTTGTGATTGTGTTAGTGCTTTGATACTTGGGTGCCATTAGTTGCCACTGGCTCCGTGTTTAAGTTTTCCCCATTCCTTTAGATGCCTTTAACTCCTTTAGCTTTATCTTGTTTTTATACTAAATGATTCTTATATGCAATAGTAAAAAATTTCTCGAACATTTAATGGCCACTTCTTTCCGTAGATTCTTTGAGAGGAAAGTCTGTGCATTTTCTTAGGCTTCTAGGTTGCTGTTGTAAACCCTAGGTTCCTCCTTTCATAGGCGTAGCAATTCTCTTTCATTCAATTCCTCTTGTTTTTAACATTGTGCACCCAGAAGTGGAGGCAGGCATCATGGTAAATTTCTTATATATTTTGTAACTCTAATCCTTTTGCTCGCAAGTATGCAATTGGGTTTTCACTCCAGTATCTGTTTTTGGttgattattaaaaatttacGATGGATCTTTGGTTTTCCAGCGTGCAATTTGAGGACGTTCATAGGCTTAATGATGGCCAAGTCAAGCATTCACCTGAGTTTTTCTATGCTGGTTCTTTATGGAAGGTGTAAATACAAGCAGTTACTCTACTCGGTATTTCTGAGATGTCTGATTCTGGATTCCATTTATTTTCCAATATTTTATAGACTTTATTTCTTTACTTTATAGGTTAGTGCTCAAGCATTTAATGACGAAGACCCTCAAGGACGTCGAACTCTAGGTAACCTTTTGCTACATGAAGTTTTGAAAGACTTTATTATTCTGATATGTTTCTCTACAAATACACAACTTTACCTATTTAAAGAGGGGAATTGGCTATGTAAGGAACGAAGGCCAACGGTAACAAgggaagaaaacaaaacaaatggaAAGAAtggaaaatataaaagaagga
This window contains:
- the LOC120084927 gene encoding uncharacterized protein LOC120084927, yielding MHMETQYSAASHSYSSAMKMTIPPSQHADNDRSTTELRALDCNLTSLCDHIQIEGFNSGAFSDIIVHAMGSTYHLHRLILSRSSYFRNMLHGPWKEASAPVLTLHVDDKNVNGEAIAMALAYLYGHHPKLNDNNAFRVLAAASFLDLQDLCAICTDFIIAELWTSNFLAYQVFAESQDYGIHGERVRIACWGYLCQSGAIELKEVLPKLSSQTLYALLTSDELWVPSEERRFELALYAFLAKGALCKEEPSGPGCSSSETENSKAQENSSVDSTNERLESELGHLSLKDGLEVNRTASNYLGQLPDSVVDFQTGASNSKQKMQQVAYSQSNLKPPFLCNVEGSSALNNSFSDTNGILSSCSYINLPITVGVSGLGASGVAMEGPSEEGCYQLDNNTWLATDQTSHCSTANSSANGLPSNDWGRCGMPAVSWGGRVVGRRQLKSYAKGNLGARGEDYDVFDSLFEGGSLLYCNMTFEALLNMRKQLEELGFPCKAVNDGLWLQMLLRQRVQEIVADTCKNCCLTSLACACRQPFAFARGVNASGYYINEHDQNSSPGSVGNIYVAESSQGDGNGPSKPVRVHVRGPVEGLAGIGRGTTFVPASALPPTRFVCSRVPIGVGNRNCHQLLANDDPEARAEHSGDLSGDGLTALVGLSQGGGGSMNAQGEPTERGYEMELQSRISACMAGPSATGIPVQMLQSDHALGIEWENENSTIALDMKTPLSHFPPFRFGVQFEDVHRLNDGQVKHSPEFFYAGSLWKVSAQAFNDEDPQGRRTLGLFLHRRKAEISDSLRKVHMFVDSREKVTARYQLICPSKREVMVFGNFKQTGTLLPKAPKGWGWRTALLFDELADFLQHGALRVAAVVQLV